Within Limnothrix sp. FACHB-406, the genomic segment CTCGGCCAGGTCGGTTAACCGCTTACACTAAGCTCTACCCCCACCACCCACCTCGATCGAATCGGTATCATCTCCCATCCTTAAACCAGCCGTTTCCCCCATGACCGCGTCTACCAATTTCACGACTGCGCCCGCTTTAACCGCTCCGGTGTCGCCACCCCTGATCCGTCGCGATCGCTGCCATGAGAGCAAAGGCGATTGTACTTGGGCGATCGACGCGCGGCATGTTGACATGCGCTACAGCGGTGGCGATGAAGCCATCCATGTGCTGAAGGATGTGAGCCTGCGGGTGAAGCGGGGAGACATTCAATTGCTGATGGGGCCGTCGGGGTCGGGCAAAACCACGCTGCTGTCAATTTTGGCGGGCATTTTGACCCCCACTAGCGGCCATGTGGATCTGCTGGGCCAGGCAATTACCCAGTTGGCTCCAAAGCAGTTGGCTAATTTCCGGCTCCAAAATATTGGATTTGTGTTTCAGGGGTTCAATCTGTTTCCGGCTCTGTCGGCGGCGGAAAACGTGGAAGTGGCCCTGAATTTAAAGGGCATTCGCGGCCCCCAGGCTAAGAAGATGGCGCGAAAGTTGCTCGATCGCGTGGCCTTGAGCCATCGAGCGGATCATCTGCCCAAGGTGATGTCGGGTGGGGAAAAACAACGGGTGGCGATCGCCCGGGCCTTGGCGGGCCATCCACCGCTGATTTTGGCCGATGAACCAACGGCCGCGTTGGACTCCCGCAATGGTCATGGGGTGATGGAACTGTTGCGGAGTTTGGCCAAGGAAGATGGCAGCACGATCGTGATTGTGACCCACGATCCCCGAATTATGGATATTGCCGATCGGGTGGCCCACTTGGAAGATGGCGAATTGAGCAATTGAACTGAGCAATTAAGCTGAGTAATTGAGCTGAGCAATTAGGGGCAACTCCGCACGGGTTTTGGCTATTTGCCCAACTTGCCCATGGCGCGATCGGCTTCTTGCTGTAACTGTTGGCGACCGTTGCGAATGACCCGCAGCATGTCGCCCAGTTGTCGCTCAATGCTGCCCAAGACCCGATCGGCATAATCATCGGCCCCATCTTGGATGGCTTCGCATTCCGAAATGGCGGCCCGCCGCATTTCTTCCAGCTCAGCGGCGGCGGCCTGGCGCGTCTGGTCTAATTCATTCAGCAGCCGATCGCGTGCGGCCTGGCATTCTTCTTCCACTTGCTGCCGAATGGAGTCCGCCTCCAGTTGGGCATGGCGCACCAGCTCCGTTTCGGAAATGGCGCGGGCGGCCTGCTGTTTGGCCCCTTCGATGATGTCTTTGGCCTGCTGCTGGGCTTCAAAGAGAATTTGCTCCCGTTGCCGCACGATCGCCTCGGCCTCCCGAAAGGCGGCGGGCAAATTCAGCCGCACCGAATCCAGTTGGTCCAGCAACACTTCCTCATCCACCAAGGTGCGTCGCCCGAAGGGAATACGGGGACTGTCCAGCACAATTTCTTCGAGCCGATCGAGGGCCCGTTGCACATCAAAACCGCTCGATCGCCCCTGGGGACTCGCCGCCGATTGCGTCTCATTCGCTGCTGGTTCCGCCGCCGAAGCTGCCGAATCCGCTACGGGCTGGGGGGCGAAACCAGAGGCATCTGAGGAAAACATCGCTGAATCTCCGCAACAACAGGATCGGGAACGAGGCGATCGACCGGGCCACCAAAGCGGGCGATCTCTTTCACCAGGCTACTACTCAAAAAACTATACTCATTGCGCGTTGCCAAAAAGACGGTCTCGATCGCCTCGGAGAGCGTCTTGTTGGTATGGGCCATTTGCAGCTCGTACTCAAAATCCGACAACACGCGCAATCCCCGTAATAATACGGTTGCCTTTTGTTGTCGAGCGTACTCCACCGTCAAACCATTGAAGGTATCGACCTTAACATTGCTTAAATGGCTGGTCGATCGCTCAATCAGTTCAATCCGTTGGGCAACCTCGAACAGGGGTTGTTTATTGGGATTGCGCAACACCGCCACAATCACCTGATCGAACAGTTGGCAGCCTCGCTCAATGATATCCAAATGCCCCAAGGTGATGGGGTCAAAACTCCCCGGATAGATCGCCCTGACACCCATATGGTCTCTGCTCTAGCTCAATTGGATCAGAAAATTCAGAGGACTTAGCAAATTTACTTCAGGAATTGGGGTTCAGCATTCACGGAGTCTGCACCCGTTCTAGATATTGCGCCGTCAGCAGATAAGCCCCATTGGCAAACCGAATGGCCCAACAGTTCCCGGGCCGGCAACCCAATACCGTTCCCAAGTCCCCGATCGTCAAAACCGACGGCGGACGCAACATGGGCATGGGTTCCGCCGTTTTGACGTAGGGCGGCAGGGCCACAAGCCGCACCCGATCGCCCGCGGCCAGGGTGAAACGGTCAGAGTCTTGCAATTCGCTCATAGGTCAGGAATCAGGTTAGGACACGGGTTTGCACGCGGGTCGGGACTGGAGTTGAGGTCTGAATCGGGATGTAAATCGGGATTGGAATCGAGAGCTGGCAAATTGGGATGGCTGAATGAAAACTCAACCGAACCCGATCGCCCCTTCCCCCCGTCCAGACTAGCACCCGGCTTTCAGTGGCTGACCCGTCGCAAACGAATCGCCCCTAGCGCCTATCGCAAGCCGTTATCGCAAGCCAGTATCGCAAGCTGGCATCGCAAATTTGTATTCTTGCTTTCAGTTGTTTGCGCCGGTTGATTGCCCACCGGTTTTGCCATGATGGTCGATCGCCCTTTGCCCGCCGAACCTACCAAGCTCCCAAGGTTTCGGTGCTTAGACCTGCTGCGGGGTCTGGCGATCGCAGCCATGATCTTGGTGAACAATCCGGGCAGTTGGGCCCAGGTTTATCCCCCCCTGCTCCACGCCGAGTGGCACGGCTTCACGCCCACAGATTTGGTCTTTCCGCTGTTTTTGTTCGTGGTTGGGGGAGCCATGGCCTTCTCCTTGGGGCGCGTGGCGGAAAAGGCCCCACTCGATCGCCCCCAACAGCGGCAAATCCATCGCAAATTGCTGCAACGGGTGCTGATTTTATTTGGCTTAGGCTTAGCCCTGAATGCCTCCACCCTGTTGATGCGGACTTGGTTTGAAGGGGCCCCGCTCCTCTGGGAAAAATGGCGAATTTTGGGTGTTTTGCAGCGGATTGCCTTGGCCTATGGTGCTTCGGCGCTCCTGGTTTTGCACTGCTCTCGGCGGGCCCAAGCGATCGCCGTGGCGGGCCTGTGGTTGGGCTATTGGGCCCTGTTGAGCACCACGCCGCTTACGCCTGATGGTTCGATCGTCGGTTGGGTCGATCGAACCCTGCTCGGCGCAAGTCATCTCTACCAACTCACCCTGAATCAACAAACCGTGGCCTTTGACCCGGAAGGACTGTTGAGCACCCTTCCCGCGATCGGGTCTACCCTAGCGGGCTATTGGGCGGTGCAGTGGCTGAAAACCCAGCCCATCAAAGCCCTCACCGCCTGGCGCTTGACGGGGGCCGGCGTAGGGGCGATCGCCCTGGGTCGCCTCTGGGATTTGGCGCTACCGCTGAATAAGCAACTTTGGACCAGTTCCTATGCGCTCTATGCCGCCGGTTGGTCGATCGTCTTGCTCGCAGGGTGCTATGCCCTCACGGAAATCCGGCGCGCCCACGGCATTAGCCGCCCCTTTGAAATTTTTGGGATGAACGCAATCACGGCTTTTGTGGGTTCCGGGTTGGTGGGTCGGCTGCTGAATCGCACCCACATTGGCAGCGGCCCCGATGCCCCCAGCACCTACCAATGGCTCTATCAAACCCTGTTCGCTTCCTGGGCGGGCCCCATGAGCGGCTCGCTGCTGTTTGCGATCGCGATGGTGCTGCTGTGGTGGTTGGCCATGTATGGGTTCTATCGCCGGGGCTGGTTTCTGAAGGTTTGAGGCTTGAGACCGCGACGAGTATGGGCTGGCAACGTTGAGAATTGGGGAATTTGCAGAGCAATTAGCAACCCGATCGACCCGATCGTCGCGCCTCATTTCCCACTCATCTGGGACTCATCTTGCCCGCCTACCTTGGTAAATGTGGACAGGCAACCCAGCAACTCCAACCAGCGCGATCGCCTCAAACCTTGTTGTGTAGAGACCCTGTGGATTCCTCAGGGGTGCTGCCTTGCCGTCGCCACGCCAGGTTTCTCAGTGTCACCCAATCTTTAGGTTCCAAGGACTGAATGGTTATGAAACGGACTGTTGTAGCGTTGGTTTTGGCTATGAGCGCGATCGCCCCGGTTGCTGCCATGGCCGTTGCACAAACCCCCTCTGCCACCCTAGCCCAGCAAAGCCGCGTCACCCTGCCCAAACAGTCAACCAGGGTGCTCAAGTCCGGAAACTTCATGGCCCTGGAGCATCCCACCCAAGGCACAGCCCGAATCGTGATGGAAGGCTCTCAGAAAATTCTGGAATTTGGCAATAACTTCCGCAGTGACAGCGGCCCAGCTCTGAGGGTGGTGTTGCATCGATCTGCCCGACCGGGAATGCAACTAACGGAAGGCCAATACGTGGTGTTGAGTGCGTTGCAAAAAACCTCCGGTTCCCAACGTTACGTGATCCCCAACAATCTCAATTTGGCGCAATACCAATCCGTGGCCATTTGGTGCCAACAGTTCAATGCCACCTTTGGGGCCGCAACGCTGAACTAGAATTCCGTTGATTTTGAAGTTGTGAATCAGAGCCATACCCAACCCAATTGGCATCCAGCGATTTAGCACAATGTCGCTCATGGCTAAGTAGCTAATGGCCAAGTGATTAGTGGCCAGGTGATGAGCGGCCAGTGCCAATGGATCGTCAACGGATTAAGTAATCGGCCAGGGTTTGGGCATGGTTCCACCATCGGGGGCCGCCCACCCAGTTGCGGGAAGGCAAATGCCCGATCGGGGCATCGGCTCGAAACTGAAAGGTCTCGTCTCGGGTGTCGGAGCGGCTGCCGGGCCAACCCACTGTCTGGCAAAACTGGTTATAGTCCCGGCTTTGAAGGATCAGGCGGCTTTGGATCATCAGCCCAAAGCGGCCGTGGCTGTAGTGCATCCACAGCAGGTCGATCGCCAGCAAATCGGGCCGGCTGAGGCGGGGAATGTCGCCCACTTGCACAAAACGCCGTCGCCCGTCCAGTTGCTGACAGAGCAGTTGGCGGGTTAGTTCGTCGGCCTGTTGCCATTCCCCGGTGGCTAAGAGCCGCTCTAGGGGGTGGTAATCGAGGCCCACCACGGACACCACCACGCCCCGATCGCACAGGGGAGTTTTGACCAGTCGGGATGGCAACAACCGATTTAGCCAAGGGGGTTGGGGCGCGGACAGGCTGGGCAAGGGGCGAAAGGGCGGCTGGTTGCTGCTGCCCAAGCCGGTTTGGGTGGGCACTTCGTGGCTGGGCAGTCGTAGGGGAAAGGTGGTGATGGTGGGTTGGTCGTTGGGGGATGCGGCGGGCCGATCGACTCGTGCTCGTTGCTTTTCGGGGGTTGGCGCTGGCTGGGGCGATCGATCCAAAGCGGCCAACATGTCGGCGGCGGTGGCGTAGCGCTGACCGGTGGCTCGGGTAACGGCGCGATCGAGCACCGTCCCCAATCGGGGCGGGATCGTGACCCTTGGGGGCAAAAAATCTCGCCAAACCCAAGCATCGCTGGTGCTGTCGCGCAGCATGAAGGGCGACACCCCCGTTAGCAACCGCAAGCAGGTAACACCCAAGCTATAGAGATCGCTGGCGGGCAGAGCTTTGCCGGCCAGTTGCTCCGGGGCGATATATTCCGGGGAGCCAATCACCGTGCCGGTTTTGTCCCACCAATAGGGATCAATCACCTTGGCGATGCCGAAGTCGATCAGCACCATTCGCCGATCGCTCAGGCGGCGAATGAAGTTGCTGGGCTTGATGTCCCGATGCACCACGCCGCGATCGTGCACGAATTGCAAAATTGGCAACACATCCCGCAGCAAGGCTTCGACTTTGCGAGCAGACCAAGGGCCGCCCAGGGCTTCGCGATTCAGGGTGGGCCCTTCGATCCATTCCTGCATTAAATAAATGGTTTGGTCAGCTTCCACAAAGTCCAAAAACTGAGGAATTTGGGGATGGGATCCGAGATCGGCCAACAGGCGAGCTTCGCTGGTGAACAGGCGACGGGCTTTGGGATCTTCCGCAAAGGAACCCACCAACTGTTTGATCACGCAGGGGGGGCGATCGGGCTGGGTTAGGTCTTTGGCCAAAAAAGTGTAGCCAAATCCACCGCGTCCGATCGGGGATTGGGGCAAGTAGCGATCGCCCAGCCGCAGCGGTCGGCCACAGGCAGCACAGTTCGCTGCATGATCGTCATTTTCGGGGGCCGTGCAACGGGAGTTTAAGCAGTAGCTCATGACGGGGGATGTGGATGCAAACCAGGATCTGAATCTTGGTGGCTGCTGAGTTCACCGATTAACCAATAGGTGATCATTTCGCCTTTGCCCTTCACAGCAATTGTGCCCCGTTGCTCCAAGTGGAAATAGCTGTGCAGGCGATCGAAGGCCGCTTGGCTGACTTGAATTCGCCCCGGCTGCCCCAGGGTTTCCATCCGGCTGGCCACATTCACCGTGTCGCCCCAGAGGTCATAGACCAGCTTTTTCATCCCAATCACCCCGGCTACGGCGCTGCCGCTGTGGATGCCAATTCGCAACCGAAAAGGGCTGCCATCGGGCTTGCGATATTGCCCGATCGCCTGTTGCATGGCCAGGGCTAAATGGGCGATCGCAAAGGCGCTGTTCGATCGGGGCTTGGGCACACCGCCCACCACCATGTAGGCATCCCCGATCGTCTTGATTTTTTCCAGGCCGTATTGCTCCACCAGATCATCAAAGGTGCAAAACACATCATTCAGGAATTGCACCACCACCGTTGGCGGGTGCTGGGCGGCAAAGCTGGTGAAATCCACGAGATCCGCAAACAAAACGGTCACATCGTTGAAGGTTTCCGCCACGGTTTGGGAGCCGCTGGCCAGTTGTTCCGCCACGCCAGCGGGCAAGATGTTGTGCAACAGGTCGTTGATGCGATCGGTCTGGGCCGCCAGTTCAGCCGTGCGGCGGGCCACGCGCTGCTCTAGTTCACGGTTGAGGGCCGCGAGCGATCGCGCCGATCGGGAGCGCTCGGATTCCGCCGCCGACAGCACCATCGAAGTAATCGTGATTACGCCCAAAAAGGCCTGCAAAAACAGCACCGCCTGTTGGGTGCTGCTGGCTTTGGCCACAAAGGGGCCCATCCCAAAGGCCGTGCCCCCGATCGCGATCGCTGAAATCAGAAATGACCCCACCGCTGCGGCCCTTGGCCCAAACTGCATCCCCGCCCACACCACCAGGGGAAAGGGCAAATATTCCAAAGGATAGCGAGCAATATCCGCCTCCGTTTGGGCCCAAAAGACAATGCCGCTACTGCCGAGTAATAGCCCGAGCCAAAGGGTGCGCAGGAGCGATCGGCGCGTGCTTTTGTGTCGGCGCAGGCGGGTGATTCGTTGCCAATCTTGTTGCTGGAGTTGGGCCACCATCAAAATCAGCGGCACAAAGACCAATATCCCCATGGCATCGCCCAAAAACCAGCCCCAACGCACCGTCGCAAACTCCGACCAAGGCAAGTTGCCGGTTAAGCACAGGGCCAACACACCGCAGGTGCAATTAATTTGGGGGGCAATTAGCACACCGCTGACCAAAAACTTCAGCACATTCGACACGCGATCGAACACATTGCTGCCCCCCAGCCGCCGAAACAGCCACACCCCAAGAACAGCCTGAACCGTTGCGCCCGTGCAGCCAAACAGTCCCAACAGGGGAATGGTGATCCCTGAGTGGATCAGGTCATAGAAATTGATGCCGATGGCGATCGCCGGCCACAGCCGAAAACCACCCAACATCAGGGCCGCTTGGGCAATGCCGGCCGAGGGCCAAACCGCCGTGCCAATTTGGTGCAACCCCGGCAGGGACACGGCCACATAGGCCGCGAGTCCGTAGGCGATCGCCACCACAATAATAATTGACCCGACCAGTTCTCCTCGGGAGCCGGGTTGCGCAAGTTTCCCAAATTTAACCAGCCAGCGATGATTCAAAATCCGTTGGGCGCTTGCTTGGGGAGCCTAGTGGGGAGGGAGCGATCGGGGGTGGATCGGACGCAATGCTAATGGAGATCCTAATGCGAGAAACGCTGAAGCATCGATCAAGGCCGGCGCTGGAAAATCGGGATAAGGACGATGAGTTCCTGGATTAGTTCATGAGCGGGGCATTTTCAATCATGAATTAGGTCTCATGAGTGGGGTCACGAGTTGAGTAATTGGATTGGGTGATTGGGTTGGGTAATTGAGATTGGCCGATCGCCCAAAATGGCCATCACCAAACGGCCACAATCAAGATGGCTATCAGATTCAATAGCAGTTGACAGAACACCAAGCCTTGGGGATGATGGTAAATCGGCGCTTAGTCAGCCAACGACGACCTAGCGACCCCCGATCGCCCCGCTTGTTTGAAACGGCTGCGATCGCGTCGCGTTGCAATCTTGCTCGGATCGGGTCGAGCAAAAGCCAGCCTCCGCGCCAGCTACCCGTACGGCAACCCTCATTTTCGGAACTTCCATGGCCTACGCAATTGTTGAAACCAGCGGCACACAACTTTGTGTCGAACCGGGTCGTTTCTATGACGTGAACCGGGTGTTCGCAGAAGTAGACGAAACCGTTACGCTCGATCGCGTTCTGTTGGTTCGCGACGGCGAAACGATCGACATCGGCGCACCCACCCTCGAAGGGGCCACCGTCACCGCCAAAGTGCTGCGCCACTTCCGCGGCCGGAAGATTATTGTTTATAAGATGCGCCCCAAAAAGAAAACCCGCAAAAAGCAAGGTCATCGCCAAGAATTGACCCGTTTGGTGATTGAGTCGATCACCTACGGTGGCAAGACCGTTGCGGCGGAATAAATCGATCGGGAATTGCTTTGGTTCATCTCCATCAGCCCGCTGGTGGTTGCATGGGCCAAGGCGCGATCGAGTGGCAGCCCCCACAGTAGCGAAATTCAACCGAAGTTTTTAGAGGTAGCTCGTCATGGCTCATAAAAAAGGGACAGGTAGTACTCGTAACGGTCGCGACTCTAATTCCAAGCGCTTGGGTGTGAAGCGCTACGGCGGTCAAATCGTCCGCGCTGGAAACATCCTGGTGCGTCAACGGGGCACTCAGTTCCACCCCGGCAACAATGTGGGTCGCGGCAACGATGACACCCTGTTCGCCTTAGTGGATGGTGTGGTGACCTTCGAGCGTCGCGGCAAGAGCGGCAAAAAGGTCAGCGTTTATCCCGCTGCTGCTGCTGTCGAAGCCTAGGGACTTTCTCCGTCTCTCAGCATCGCTCATTAGATTGACCTTTGAGGGGCGATCGAGCGATCCAGGATCAGAACATTCAGCCATCATTGGGCGAATTTTTTGAACTCTGGATCTAAGGCTTGATCGCCCCTTAAGTCATGGCTGGATCGATTGCGGCTCCCAACCCGATCGCCCTAGGCAAGGGGCTTAAGCCCCTTGTCCCTCACGACTTCGCAACGGCAATGTCAGGGTTTTGGGCGATTTGACAACAGACCCCAAGGCCCCTTGCCCCTCACGATTTTGCAGCGACAGAACAGGGAGTTGGGGGATTGGGCCACGGCTCCTAGTCCACCAGCCGCTTAATTTCCCCGCAAACGCGATAAAACTGTCCCCGGGCCGATTCCCGCAACTCGCTCACCACATACTTAGCGCCCTCTTCGCGCACATTGCGGGGAAACTGCACATTCCAATCGGCATGGTAACCAGGGGACAAAACCCGCACTCGCAACTTGTCCCGATCGCGCACACATTGCACCACGATGCCTTCGCCGGGACTGCTGACCCGTTCCACCACATCCGAAACCGCCGTGCCTTCCCCTTGGGGTGCAAGAATTTCAGCCGGTGCGGGGATTTGCCCCTGCTGGGCCGCCTCGATCGCCTCGGGACTCACATCCAAACAAGCCAAATAGCCATTGGTCGTCACCAAATACAACCGGCGATCGTGCCATTGCATAGACAGGGCCGATCCGCAGCCGCTTGCTAACTTCCAAAGCCGTGTTCCGGTGCGATCGAAACAATAAATTGACGAGCAATTATCCCCCGCAAAAATATATTGCCCCGCCGCATCAGCCGCACAAGAATAAACCGCTGAATCGCACTGGCATTGGGTTAATAATTCGCCCTGCTTGCTGAACTCATAAACCAATTTACTGCTCGTGCCTGCATAAACCGTGGAGCACCCTTGCCAACCAAATAGCACAGAGCCTTTGGTGGGTTGTTGCCATTGCACGCGCCCTTCCAAAAAGTCATAGCAGGTGATGCCATTGCTGTGACCGTGGTAGATTCCTTGGTCATCACAACGCACCATCCAACCGGCTTGGCCCGTGGAAAGCCTAGTCCAATTGCGCTCTTCATCTTCCGGGTGAAACAGCGCCACCTGACCATTTTGATCGGAAACGCCTAGCCATCCGTCATAAATATCGAGCCAATAAATGTCGATGTTTTCTTCAATTTCATAGGCCAGTCGTGGCAGTTTTCCCGACAAGTCATAGACATTGCCGTCATCGCAACCGGCATAGAACCATAAATCATCGGCTACCAAACATTTCACACCGTCGGGTAGCTGAAATTGATTGAGAACTTGGCCTTCCAAGTCAAGAGCAAACACTTGGCCCGATTGATTGCCTACCCAACAGGCGGTGGGGCCGATGAAAATGCCAAAGGCGGCGGCTCCGGAGTTGAATTGCCACAGCACGGGGGCCGATCGGGCGGTGGAGCGACTGCTGGTGACCTGGCGGCGCGTGACGGAACGCTTGGGCCGGCCCCCTTGCACGGCGGGTTCATAGCCCTTGCGCAGTTTTTCTTGAATCTTTTTTTGGGCAGCGGCCTGGGCTTTTTCGGGGGTGGGATAGTCCTGGGTTTGCAGCCGTCCAGAATCCCCGATTCGGCCGTAGCGGATGCTGACGGTGGTGTCTTGCACCGTGACTTCATAGAACTTGTGGGATCCGCCGTCGGCTTCTGACAGCTCCAGGTAGGTGACGGAATGGCTCATGGGGGGGCTGAGGGAGAGTTGAAATCTGCCCGATCGGGAAGACTTGCTCCAACCTAGCTTCTGTGGATGGGTTGATCAACTGATTGCCAATGGGGGGCAATTTGGACGGCAGGATGACTGAATTCCCCGATCGCGCCACCCGATCGCGCTACCCGATCGCGCCACCTGATCGCGTCACCCGATCGCCTCAAATACCTCAAAGGGCCGATTGACTCAGCCAGGCGATCGCCTCGCGAATCCACCGCTCTGGATCGCCTTCCTTGCTGAGGGCGGTTTGCTGGCCCACGGCCTCCAAGGCTTGGGTCACTTCCCGATCGCTGTAGCCCAGAGCCAGAAGGGTCATTTCCACATCTTCCCGCACCAGCCCCACCGGCCCGGCCGCGGGCGTGGTGGACAGCCCCGACTGATCGCGCCATTCCGCCAACTTGGTCTTTAGTTCTAGGGCGATTCGGCCGGCGGTTTTGGGGCCAATGCCGGGGGTTTTTGCCAGCAGGTTGGCGTTGCCGCTGACGATCGCTTGGATTAGCACCGGTAATTCCAGGCGATCGAGCAGGGCGATCGCCAACTGCGGCCCCACGCCATTCACGGCAATCAGTTGACGAAACAGATCCCGCTCCGCCACCGTGGCAAACCCAAATAGCAACCATCGATCGTCTCGCAGTTGCAAATGGGTGAAAACCTGTACCGTTTCGCCAATCATCCATTCCATGGTCGATCGGGGCAACAGTTGCACTTCATAGCCCACCTGAGCCACATCCAACAGCCCGATCGCCCGATTGCCCTGCACCTGAAGGGCTACAACCTGACCACGCAACGATCCAATCATTCGCGCCTCATTCGCGCCTATTTACCCACCATCACCGGCCGCACCGGTCGGGGCCGCTCCGTCACCGTCGTGGGGCCACAGCTCCGGTATTCATAGGCATCGCAGGGCGCATAGCAATTGTTGGGCCGCCAGCATTCAGAAGCCCACAGTAACGGCCGCCACAGGCAGGAGCCATCTGGGCATTCCTGCAAAGCCGGTGACAACAACTGCAACACGATGAGATAGGACACCACACCCATGAATATGCGCGTACCGACAAACATTGCAATTCACCTCCTCTGTTAGGGCTATTGCTAGGGCGATCGATTGGGGCCATCCTACCCTAATCGTCCTAGCGGGTTCGAGGGAGTTTCGCCACCCATTGGGGCCAGAACTCCCGGATGGTTTCAGGCTTGAGCTTAGGCAGGCTTGAGCTTAGGCAGGCTTGAGCTTAGGCAGGCTTAAGCTTAGGTTTGAATCACCGGAATTTTTGCAGCACTATTCAACGCCTCTAGGGCTTCTTCAGTGCGTTCTTCTCGTTTCAGCTCGGTGAGATCGCCATTCAGGGCATGATCTAAATTCTGATTTAAATCATCATTGCGGTCAGAGTTGCGGTCAGGATTGCGGTCAGGGGTTCGATCTCCACTGCGCTGACTGCTTGGATCCTCTTTGCGATCGCCAGGATCGGGCGGAACCACCGAATCTTCCGGTTCATGCTCCACCACAAACACATTGGAATAAAGATTTGCAATCACTTGCTTGCCCTGCTGAGTCAGGCGCAAATATTCCAATGCATCTTTCACATAGGGAAAAACACCATTCCAATAGAATTTGGGATAGTTTTTGCGCAGATCACCCGGGTGGGCATAGCCTAAATATTGATTGGTGCCAGTTTCTTCAAATTCGTAATAAAGTGCGCTGATTTTATTCAGATAGCGCGGATCGGACAATTGACCAATTAAATCTGAAGCCCGCACCATGCCTGGATAGTTCAGGGTGTCTTGGTGATCTTCTTCCTTGGGAACCGGGAAGCGGGTGAGTTCAATGTTGCGCTCGATCGCCTCGGAGTCAATTAATTTGTGACCCCCAAAGCGTTCCTTTATAAACATTTTGGCGCGATCGACATGGTAGGGCGTGAGGCTGGCATCGGAGGCCCCCGGCCGCAGCTTCACCAACTCATCTCCGCGGCCGGTGGCGTAGTAGCGGCCATTGTCTAGGCGACAAACCCCTTTGACATAGCCAATGTCGTGACAGAGCAGG encodes:
- a CDS encoding ABC transporter ATP-binding protein codes for the protein MRYSGGDEAIHVLKDVSLRVKRGDIQLLMGPSGSGKTTLLSILAGILTPTSGHVDLLGQAITQLAPKQLANFRLQNIGFVFQGFNLFPALSAAENVEVALNLKGIRGPQAKKMARKLLDRVALSHRADHLPKVMSGGEKQRVAIARALAGHPPLILADEPTAALDSRNGHGVMELLRSLAKEDGSTIVIVTHDPRIMDIADRVAHLEDGELSN
- a CDS encoding DivIVA domain-containing protein; the encoded protein is MFSSDASGFAPQPVADSAASAAEPAANETQSAASPQGRSSGFDVQRALDRLEEIVLDSPRIPFGRRTLVDEEVLLDQLDSVRLNLPAAFREAEAIVRQREQILFEAQQQAKDIIEGAKQQAARAISETELVRHAQLEADSIRQQVEEECQAARDRLLNELDQTRQAAAAELEEMRRAAISECEAIQDGADDYADRVLGSIERQLGDMLRVIRNGRQQLQQEADRAMGKLGK
- the coaD gene encoding pantetheine-phosphate adenylyltransferase, translating into MGVRAIYPGSFDPITLGHLDIIERGCQLFDQVIVAVLRNPNKQPLFEVAQRIELIERSTSHLSNVKVDTFNGLTVEYARQQKATVLLRGLRVLSDFEYELQMAHTNKTLSEAIETVFLATRNEYSFLSSSLVKEIARFGGPVDRLVPDPVVAEIQRCFPQMPLVSPPSP
- the sipA gene encoding regulatory protein SipA, which translates into the protein MSELQDSDRFTLAAGDRVRLVALPPYVKTAEPMPMLRPPSVLTIGDLGTVLGCRPGNCWAIRFANGAYLLTAQYLERVQTP
- a CDS encoding acyltransferase family protein gives rise to the protein MPTGFAMMVDRPLPAEPTKLPRFRCLDLLRGLAIAAMILVNNPGSWAQVYPPLLHAEWHGFTPTDLVFPLFLFVVGGAMAFSLGRVAEKAPLDRPQQRQIHRKLLQRVLILFGLGLALNASTLLMRTWFEGAPLLWEKWRILGVLQRIALAYGASALLVLHCSRRAQAIAVAGLWLGYWALLSTTPLTPDGSIVGWVDRTLLGASHLYQLTLNQQTVAFDPEGLLSTLPAIGSTLAGYWAVQWLKTQPIKALTAWRLTGAGVGAIALGRLWDLALPLNKQLWTSSYALYAAGWSIVLLAGCYALTEIRRAHGISRPFEIFGMNAITAFVGSGLVGRLLNRTHIGSGPDAPSTYQWLYQTLFASWAGPMSGSLLFAIAMVLLWWLAMYGFYRRGWFLKV
- a CDS encoding DM13 domain-containing protein, with protein sequence MKRTVVALVLAMSAIAPVAAMAVAQTPSATLAQQSRVTLPKQSTRVLKSGNFMALEHPTQGTARIVMEGSQKILEFGNNFRSDSGPALRVVLHRSARPGMQLTEGQYVVLSALQKTSGSQRYVIPNNLNLAQYQSVAIWCQQFNATFGAATLN
- a CDS encoding serine/threonine-protein kinase, translated to MSYCLNSRCTAPENDDHAANCAACGRPLRLGDRYLPQSPIGRGGFGYTFLAKDLTQPDRPPCVIKQLVGSFAEDPKARRLFTSEARLLADLGSHPQIPQFLDFVEADQTIYLMQEWIEGPTLNREALGGPWSARKVEALLRDVLPILQFVHDRGVVHRDIKPSNFIRRLSDRRMVLIDFGIAKVIDPYWWDKTGTVIGSPEYIAPEQLAGKALPASDLYSLGVTCLRLLTGVSPFMLRDSTSDAWVWRDFLPPRVTIPPRLGTVLDRAVTRATGQRYATAADMLAALDRSPQPAPTPEKQRARVDRPAASPNDQPTITTFPLRLPSHEVPTQTGLGSSNQPPFRPLPSLSAPQPPWLNRLLPSRLVKTPLCDRGVVVSVVGLDYHPLERLLATGEWQQADELTRQLLCQQLDGRRRFVQVGDIPRLSRPDLLAIDLLWMHYSHGRFGLMIQSRLILQSRDYNQFCQTVGWPGSRSDTRDETFQFRADAPIGHLPSRNWVGGPRWWNHAQTLADYLIR
- a CDS encoding adenylate/guanylate cyclase domain-containing protein; translation: MNHRWLVKFGKLAQPGSRGELVGSIIIVVAIAYGLAAYVAVSLPGLHQIGTAVWPSAGIAQAALMLGGFRLWPAIAIGINFYDLIHSGITIPLLGLFGCTGATVQAVLGVWLFRRLGGSNVFDRVSNVLKFLVSGVLIAPQINCTCGVLALCLTGNLPWSEFATVRWGWFLGDAMGILVFVPLILMVAQLQQQDWQRITRLRRHKSTRRSLLRTLWLGLLLGSSGIVFWAQTEADIARYPLEYLPFPLVVWAGMQFGPRAAAVGSFLISAIAIGGTAFGMGPFVAKASSTQQAVLFLQAFLGVITITSMVLSAAESERSRSARSLAALNRELEQRVARRTAELAAQTDRINDLLHNILPAGVAEQLASGSQTVAETFNDVTVLFADLVDFTSFAAQHPPTVVVQFLNDVFCTFDDLVEQYGLEKIKTIGDAYMVVGGVPKPRSNSAFAIAHLALAMQQAIGQYRKPDGSPFRLRIGIHSGSAVAGVIGMKKLVYDLWGDTVNVASRMETLGQPGRIQVSQAAFDRLHSYFHLEQRGTIAVKGKGEMITYWLIGELSSHQDSDPGLHPHPPS